A window from Candidatus Cloacimonadota bacterium encodes these proteins:
- a CDS encoding ankyrin repeat domain-containing protein — MKLTLILVLLALLATVSAFDLEYIKPVPLEGDSKSKTEVKEKPRQSEDVVLRPATPDEYRIEDALAYVKSLDYRTYDWELIKHAYLGNTEVVRVLLERDANPNAALSPSGVSALQAALFSNNGEIAHLLLDRDANCIHWDQWERIALFYAAECRGNQDVVAKVREHTDLIYRDWKWRTAAIYATVHDNVEVLEWLLDNYGRYEDAAEDYSDRDPGAYAAANGCLDMVRQIVERKIKFCDPAGMLDYAIAAGAADIVDYLVNTAGVAVNASDLVIAAGGVDSFYAWEIPEMEVRLFDPGLLLVEGYEVSELGMTYDPDSYKAIFDMLVSRVDVNARDSEGKTSLIACTMQNDFEGAKALIGLGASPFLRFEGRTPLDYALDYPETDPRLVELLRSAMR; from the coding sequence ATGAAGCTTACGCTGATTTTGGTTTTATTGGCTCTGCTGGCAACAGTTTCCGCGTTTGACCTTGAGTACATCAAGCCTGTTCCCCTGGAGGGGGACAGCAAGAGCAAGACGGAAGTTAAGGAAAAACCCAGACAGAGTGAGGATGTCGTTCTGAGGCCGGCCACGCCCGATGAGTACCGGATCGAGGACGCTTTGGCCTATGTGAAAAGCCTGGATTACCGCACATACGATTGGGAACTGATCAAACACGCCTATCTGGGCAACACCGAGGTGGTGCGCGTCCTGCTGGAGCGCGATGCCAACCCAAACGCCGCCCTCAGCCCCTCCGGGGTGAGCGCTTTGCAGGCCGCGCTGTTCAGCAACAACGGCGAAATCGCACATCTGCTGCTGGACCGTGACGCCAACTGCATTCACTGGGACCAATGGGAGCGGATCGCCCTTTTCTATGCCGCGGAATGCAGGGGCAATCAAGATGTGGTGGCCAAGGTGCGCGAGCACACAGACCTCATCTACAGAGATTGGAAGTGGCGCACCGCCGCCATCTATGCTACCGTCCACGACAACGTGGAGGTGCTGGAATGGCTGCTCGACAATTACGGGCGTTATGAGGATGCCGCAGAGGACTATTCCGACCGGGACCCGGGCGCATACGCGGCCGCCAACGGCTGTCTGGACATGGTGCGCCAAATAGTAGAACGAAAGATTAAGTTTTGCGATCCGGCCGGCATGCTGGATTATGCCATAGCCGCCGGGGCAGCGGATATCGTGGATTATCTGGTGAACACGGCCGGAGTGGCTGTAAACGCCTCCGACCTGGTGATCGCCGCCGGCGGTGTGGACAGTTTTTATGCCTGGGAGATCCCGGAGATGGAGGTGAGGTTGTTCGATCCTGGCCTGCTGCTGGTCGAAGGCTACGAGGTATCCGAACTGGGGATGACCTACGATCCCGATAGCTACAAAGCCATATTTGACATGCTGGTGTCCAGGGTGGATGTGAATGCCCGTGACAGCGAAGGCAAGACCTCCCTGATAGCCTGCACCATGCAAAACGATTTCGAGGGAGCCAAAGCGCTGATCGGGCTGGGAGCCAGTCCCTTCCTGCGGTTCGAGGGCAGGACCCCGCTGGATTACGCTCTGGATTATCCCGAAACCGACCCCAGGCTGGTGGAACTGCTCAGAAGCGCGATGCGCTGA